The Triticum dicoccoides isolate Atlit2015 ecotype Zavitan chromosome 6A, WEW_v2.0, whole genome shotgun sequence genome has a window encoding:
- the LOC119315343 gene encoding F-box/kelch-repeat protein OR23-like, with protein MASPSSPSRRLAGSLILRPGAEGSLIPGLPDDVAAVILCLLTFPDQSRLRATSRAWRLLLSAATLLPLRRSLRLPSRHLVCLFPTDPSLASPILLDPAAPTAWWPLPPIPCSPQLYGLANFAAIAVGSHLYVLGGSHFDARSYPLGHPSPSAAAYRLDLALSRHRWERLPDMHIPRGSFACAPAPGGGVVVAGGGSRHPTLPSSGSRTSSTEWYDAATRTWHMATAMPRERAGCVGFVAHGAGGVGEDEFWVMGGYDRYTTVGGVVPNDLYCRDAMALGLWSGKWREIGDMWVEGERRRLGPVAAISAEDGKVTDVFMLDGDDIFRYDFASNGWSKEATLRRKIPETDLCGFVSLNGELHVLKSAKLPAETLHPRRQLKKRLALEFHVYNPLARKWRVFTTYPPVSVPIDFRTAALCTVEL; from the exons GCCGGATCCCTAATCCTGCGGCCAGGCGCGGAGGGGTCTCTGATCCCGGGGCTCCCGGACGACGTCGCGGCCGTCATCCTCTGCCTGCTCACGTTCCCCGACCAGTCCCGCCTCCGCGCCACCTCCCGCGCGTGGCGGCTCCTCCTCTCCGCCGCGACGCTTCTCCCGCTCCGCCGCAGCCTCCGCCTGCCTTCCCGCCACCTCGTATGCCTTTTCCCCACCGACCCATCCCTCGCCTCCCCCATCCTGCTCGACCCTGCTGCCCCCACCGCCTGGTGGCCCCTCCCGCCGATCCCCTGCTCGCCGCAGCTATACGGCCTCGCCAATTTCGCCGCAATCGCCGTCGGGAGCCACCTCTACGTCCTCGGCGGTTCTCACTTCGACGCCCGGAGTTATCCCCTTGGCCACCCCTCACCCTCCGCCGCCGCCTACCGACTCGACCTCGCCCTCTCTCGCCACCGCTGGGAGCGCCTCCCGGACATGCACATCCCGCGCGGGAGCTTCGCCTGCGCTCCCGCGCCCGGCGGCGGGGTCGTCGTCGCAGGCGGCGGGTCCAGGCACCCGACGCTCCCCTCCTCTGGCAGCCGCACAAGCAGCACCGAGTGGTACGACGCCGCCACGCGTACCTGGCACATGGCCACGGCGATGCCCCGGGAGAGGGCCGGGTGCGTGGGATTCGTGGCGCACGGGGCAGGGGGTGTGGGAGAGGATGAATTCTGGGTGATGGGCGGGTACGACAGGTATACCACAGTGGGGGGAGTGGTGCCGAATGACCTCTACTGCCGGGACGCCATGGCGCTCGGACTGTGGAGCGGCAAGTGGAGGGAGATTGGAGATATGTGGGTGGAAGGGGAGAGACGTCGACTCGGACCGGTGGCCGCCATCTCTGCAGAGGATGGGAAGGTTACAGATGTGTTCATGCTCGACGGAGACGATATCTTCAG GTATGACTTTGCTTCAAACGGGTGGTCGAAGGAGGCTACTTTGAGGAGAAAGATCCCAGAGACTGATCTGTGTGGCTTCGTATCATTGAACGGTGAACTGCATGTGCTTAAATCTGCCAAACTTCCTGCCGAAACCCTCCATCCTCGGAGGCAGTTAAAGAAGAGGCTGGCTTTGGAGTTTCATGTTTATAACCCGCTGGCAAGGAAATGGAGAGTGTTCACCACATATCCCCCCGTCAGTGTGCCCATCGATTTCAGAACAGCAGCTCTTTGTACAGTTGAGTTGTAG